ACTGGCTGGAAAGGGTTGATTAACGACCCACATCTCGACGACACGTATGATGTAGCCACCGGTCTCCGACTCGCGCGAAAACTGCTTCTCGACCTTGCCCATGACGGCTTACCTGCAGCCACGGAAATGCTCGATCCCATTACTCCGCAATACTTGGCTGAACTGGTGACCTGGACCGGTATCGGCGCACGTACGAGTGAAAGCCAAACCCATCGTGAGATGGCTTCAGGATTGTCGATGCCTGTCGGATTCAAGAATGGTACGGATGGCAGTATCGCGCCTGCAGTGAACGCCATGAGTTCAGCGCAGCAACCTCATCGTTTTCTCGGTATTGATGGTGACGGACAGGTGAGTGTCGTGGGCACCACGGGAAATCCAGATTGTCATCTCGTATTACGCGGCGGAGCAAACGCACCGAATTACGACCCTGAAAGCGTGAGTATTGCCGAAACCGTGCTCAAACAAGCGCATCTCTGCACTCGCATTATGGTCGATTGTAGTCACGGCAACTGCCAGAAAGATTTTCGCAAACAACCCCAAGCCCTCTCGAGCGTTGCCACACAGATTCGCGCAGGCAACACGACCCTTGCAGGAGTCATGATCGAGAGCAATTTGGTGGCAGGCAAGCAGTCTTTTCCTGTTCCACGTCAGCAGCTTGTCTACGGTCAAAGCATTACCGATCCCTGCGTTGATTTTCCGACGACCGTCACAATGTTGCGCGAGTTAGCCGCAGCATCTCAGTAACCAAGATGGAAGAACATCATCAGTTTGGTAAGAATTCTCCGAATAAGGATGGTTAACGATGCGCAGCTCAGACAACAGCAAATCACTCGTTCGTCGCTGGGTCACTGAAGTGTGGAATAAAGGAAACCTGGCGGTGGCAAACGACGTGTTTGCACCAACGTACTTTCATCGTACACCTGCTGCCACGTTTCCTAACTTAGAGGCCTTTCTGCAAATGATCAGTGACTTTCGTGTCGCCGTCCCAGATACTCAAGTCGCCG
This portion of the Deltaproteobacteria bacterium genome encodes:
- a CDS encoding 3-deoxy-7-phosphoheptulonate synthase — protein: MRQTNNLHVVDTTPLITPTALKAELPISERAAETVASTRDTIRDILQGKDSRLIAVVGPCSIHDVEAARDYASHLVKIQRELADRLLVIMRVYFEKPRTTTGWKGLINDPHLDDTYDVATGLRLARKLLLDLAHDGLPAATEMLDPITPQYLAELVTWTGIGARTSESQTHREMASGLSMPVGFKNGTDGSIAPAVNAMSSAQQPHRFLGIDGDGQVSVVGTTGNPDCHLVLRGGANAPNYDPESVSIAETVLKQAHLCTRIMVDCSHGNCQKDFRKQPQALSSVATQIRAGNTTLAGVMIESNLVAGKQSFPVPRQQLVYGQSITDPCVDFPTTVTMLRELAAASQ